A genome region from Thermococcus onnurineus NA1 includes the following:
- a CDS encoding 3-dehydroquinate synthase yields the protein MEGLIFGSLEELPSVVEKLRPHRVVILTNTTLERLWLGKVMELVGGEAIVIPDGEEHKRLETAVNVWNMLVDMGFTRRSLLVGLGGGVVTDLAGFIASTYMRGTMLGLVPTTLLAQVDAAIGGKTGVNFRGKNMIGTFYLPDFVLIAHETLSTLPGEEVLNGLGEVAKYAVLKGKIYGMVRKFPGMTPELVRECALFKAKVVEEDFMEAGKRRILNLGHTTAHAIEKLSDYRIKHGLAVAMGLMVAAKVGEHLYGFDAGKVEELLNAFGLPTRHPFEAGEIVREMRLDKKAWRGRLVFVVPEDIGKVHVEEVGEEVVKRALEETA from the coding sequence ATGGAGGGACTGATATTCGGCTCCCTCGAGGAGCTCCCTTCAGTAGTCGAGAAGCTCAGACCCCACAGGGTGGTCATACTGACCAACACGACCCTTGAACGGCTGTGGCTAGGTAAAGTGATGGAGCTCGTTGGCGGGGAGGCAATAGTTATCCCCGATGGAGAGGAGCACAAGAGGCTTGAGACGGCGGTTAACGTCTGGAACATGTTGGTGGACATGGGCTTTACGAGGAGATCCCTGCTGGTAGGCCTTGGCGGGGGCGTTGTGACGGATCTGGCCGGCTTCATCGCCTCCACATACATGAGGGGCACTATGCTCGGCCTCGTGCCGACGACCCTCCTCGCACAGGTGGACGCGGCGATCGGGGGAAAAACCGGAGTAAACTTCCGCGGAAAAAACATGATAGGAACGTTCTACCTCCCGGACTTCGTGCTGATTGCCCACGAAACCCTCTCGACACTCCCTGGGGAGGAGGTCCTCAACGGCCTCGGGGAGGTTGCCAAGTACGCCGTGCTCAAGGGAAAAATATACGGCATGGTGAGGAAGTTCCCCGGGATGACCCCCGAGCTCGTGAGGGAGTGCGCCCTCTTCAAGGCCAAGGTCGTTGAGGAGGACTTCATGGAGGCAGGGAAGAGAAGGATACTGAACCTCGGCCACACCACTGCCCACGCCATCGAGAAGCTCTCTGACTACAGAATAAAGCACGGTCTGGCCGTGGCTATGGGCCTCATGGTCGCGGCGAAGGTTGGGGAGCACCTCTACGGCTTCGACGCGGGCAAAGTGGAGGAGCTCTTGAATGCCTTCGGCCTCCCCACGAGACACCCCTTCGAGGCGGGGGAGATAGTGAGGGAAATGAGGCTCGACAAGAAGGCGTGGCGCGGAAGGCTTGTCTTCGTAGTCCCGGAGGACATAGGAAAGGTTCACGTTGAGGAGGTCGGAGAGGAGGTCGTTAAGAGAGCACTGGAGGAGACAGCATGA
- a CDS encoding 3-dehydroquinate dehydratase, which produces MIVGVVLAKNAQKAVEKIKSGEADLYEVRLDHFSSFDGLEELEPFAPNLIFTFRSYEEGGRREASDEERLRVYKRVLELYPAYVDVGLNSGIAERVVKEAREKRVGVVLSYHNFEETPDFWELLGVVKAMEALEPDVMKIVTMARSLGDNLRIARLYEGRENVVAFCMGSLGRLSRLISALLAPFTYASLDEEAAPGQLTVEELRRAIEVVGDGR; this is translated from the coding sequence ATGATAGTGGGTGTAGTATTGGCAAAAAACGCCCAGAAGGCCGTTGAAAAGATAAAATCCGGAGAGGCCGATTTGTACGAGGTCAGGCTGGACCACTTCTCCTCATTTGACGGCCTTGAGGAGCTCGAACCCTTTGCCCCCAACCTGATATTCACGTTCAGAAGTTATGAAGAGGGCGGCAGGAGGGAAGCAAGCGATGAGGAGAGGCTCAGGGTGTACAAGAGAGTGCTGGAGCTCTACCCCGCGTATGTTGACGTGGGGCTGAACTCGGGCATAGCCGAAAGAGTCGTGAAAGAGGCCAGGGAGAAGAGGGTGGGTGTTGTCCTGTCGTACCACAACTTCGAGGAAACGCCGGACTTCTGGGAGCTTTTGGGGGTGGTAAAGGCCATGGAAGCCCTCGAACCCGACGTTATGAAGATCGTGACGATGGCCAGATCCCTTGGGGACAACCTCCGGATTGCGAGGCTCTACGAGGGCAGGGAGAACGTGGTCGCCTTCTGCATGGGTTCTTTGGGAAGGCTTTCAAGGCTCATAAGCGCGCTCCTGGCTCCCTTTACCTACGCGTCCCTCGATGAGGAGGCCGCCCCGGGCCAGCTCACCGTCGAGGAACTGAGGAGAGCCATTGAGGTGGTCGGGGATGGACGCTGA
- a CDS encoding shikimate dehydrogenase, whose translation MDAETVLYGLIGRPVSHSLSPAMHNALFRLYGMNAVYLAFEVSDLEGAIKGIRALGIRGLNVTMPHKETVVGHLDGLSSEAEALNSVNTVVNRGGELIGHNTDGVGARKALERFTKLKGRRVLIIGAGGAGKAIAHELSKVASVVVLNRTPERAKTLERFGIEVGRLERSRLEAEIRNADVLINATPVGMNEERSIVPPELLPEGAVVMDAVYTPPKTLLLREAEARGCLTVDGLWMLVYQGAESFRLWTGVSPDVDFMRRVALEGLSKRGCYGG comes from the coding sequence ATGGACGCTGAAACGGTACTCTACGGGCTCATAGGGCGGCCGGTGAGTCACTCCCTCAGCCCTGCGATGCACAACGCGCTCTTCCGGCTCTACGGAATGAACGCGGTGTACCTTGCCTTTGAAGTCAGTGACCTAGAAGGCGCCATAAAGGGGATCAGAGCTTTGGGGATCCGCGGCCTCAACGTGACGATGCCCCACAAGGAGACCGTTGTCGGGCACCTCGACGGCCTCTCGAGCGAGGCTGAAGCCCTTAACAGCGTTAACACGGTCGTCAACAGGGGAGGAGAACTCATAGGACACAACACCGACGGAGTTGGGGCCCGGAAAGCCCTTGAGAGGTTCACGAAGCTAAAGGGGAGGAGGGTTCTAATCATAGGGGCTGGCGGTGCGGGGAAGGCAATAGCCCACGAGCTCTCAAAGGTTGCAAGCGTGGTCGTCCTCAACAGAACCCCTGAGAGGGCAAAAACCCTCGAGCGCTTCGGAATCGAGGTCGGAAGGCTGGAGAGGTCGAGGCTTGAAGCTGAGATCAGAAATGCCGACGTCCTGATAAACGCCACGCCCGTGGGTATGAACGAGGAGAGGAGCATTGTCCCTCCGGAGCTTCTCCCAGAGGGAGCGGTCGTCATGGATGCTGTTTATACCCCACCTAAGACGCTCCTCCTCAGGGAGGCCGAGGCGAGGGGATGCCTTACGGTAGATGGCCTCTGGATGCTCGTCTATCAGGGGGCTGAAAGCTTCCGCCTCTGGACGGGAGTAAGTCCCGACGTTGATTTCATGAGGAGGGTTGCGCTTGAAGGGCTCAGCAAGCGCGGCTGTTACGGTGGTTAA
- a CDS encoding shikimate kinase, protein MRLKGSASAAVTVVNAFATGKGVAIGIDMWTSARVKVTSGGIEGKILVRGKEVKDYRLVRAVVGLLRELTGGDFGIRFEITSEIPVGKGLKSSSAAANALTEALVKALKLDLEPLQVVRLGVEAAKRAGVTLTGAFDDACASYFGGLCITDNTKNELLGRREVEGETVVLMPGESLMTESLRGLDFSVLRPYVEEAFRLALAGEWRKAAVINGLIYGTFLGHDTKPFRVAMSMGAVPGLSGKGPAVFAITDEPERLAEAWEPFGEVEIRKLR, encoded by the coding sequence TTGCGCTTGAAGGGCTCAGCAAGCGCGGCTGTTACGGTGGTTAACGCCTTCGCAACCGGAAAGGGGGTGGCGATCGGGATTGATATGTGGACAAGTGCGAGGGTTAAGGTAACCTCAGGGGGGATAGAGGGGAAAATACTAGTGAGGGGAAAGGAGGTTAAGGACTACAGGCTCGTCCGGGCGGTGGTAGGCCTCCTCAGGGAACTCACAGGCGGGGACTTCGGGATCAGGTTTGAGATAACCTCTGAAATACCAGTGGGAAAGGGCCTGAAAAGTAGCTCCGCCGCGGCCAACGCCCTCACGGAGGCACTCGTCAAGGCACTGAAGCTCGACCTTGAGCCCTTACAGGTCGTCAGGCTTGGTGTGGAGGCCGCGAAGCGGGCCGGCGTTACGCTCACGGGGGCCTTCGACGACGCCTGTGCCTCCTACTTCGGCGGCCTTTGCATAACGGACAACACGAAAAACGAGCTACTCGGGAGGAGGGAAGTGGAAGGTGAAACCGTTGTGCTCATGCCCGGGGAGAGCCTTATGACGGAGAGCCTGAGGGGGCTAGACTTTTCCGTGCTGAGGCCGTACGTTGAGGAAGCATTCAGGCTTGCGCTGGCCGGGGAGTGGAGGAAGGCGGCGGTGATAAACGGGCTGATATACGGGACGTTCCTCGGCCACGATACGAAGCCCTTCAGAGTGGCCATGAGTATGGGCGCCGTTCCAGGCCTCAGTGGGAAGGGACCAGCGGTCTTCGCCATTACCGACGAGCCCGAGAGGCTGGCTGAGGCTTGGGAGCCCTTTGGGGAGGTTGAAATAAGAAAGCTAAGGTGA
- the aroA gene encoding 3-phosphoshikimate 1-carboxyvinyltransferase, whose protein sequence is MIIRPVGEVTGEVEAPPSKSYTHRAYFLALLAEGRSKVKRPLVSDDTLATLNAIRAFGASVEGESIIPPEWPKGAFIDAHESGTTARIALAVASIGGGESTVNGGRRLRERPFGELVRALRKAGAEIEGERLPLRVIGRNLRRRDVEVDASTSSQFATALLIIGAKVGMEVLIKRSVSRPYIEVTARTLKAFGADFRREGFDFYIEPGITGTSFTVPGDYSSASFFLAAGALYGRVKIRNLDPKDVQADRAIIDALREFGAEVRVGRNYVEAEKGELRGVEMDCSDFPDLFPVLAVVASYAEGRSVLRARQLRFKESDRVRAMAVNLSRMGIRVRELPDGLEIEGGRPKGGQFETFNDHRIAMAMVVAALGARGESVIPETGSVSKSYPGFFNDLRRLVG, encoded by the coding sequence GTGATAATAAGGCCAGTTGGTGAAGTGACCGGCGAGGTGGAGGCACCGCCCTCGAAGAGCTACACCCACAGGGCGTACTTCCTAGCCCTCCTCGCCGAGGGGAGGAGTAAGGTTAAGAGACCCCTGGTTTCCGACGACACACTCGCCACTCTGAACGCCATCAGGGCATTCGGGGCATCCGTCGAGGGTGAGAGCATCATCCCCCCAGAGTGGCCGAAGGGGGCATTCATAGATGCCCACGAGTCCGGAACTACGGCCAGGATAGCCTTGGCCGTGGCCTCCATAGGGGGAGGAGAGAGCACCGTTAACGGCGGTAGGAGGCTTAGGGAGAGGCCGTTTGGGGAGCTAGTAAGGGCCCTTCGAAAGGCGGGAGCGGAGATTGAGGGCGAAAGGCTTCCTCTTAGGGTAATTGGGAGGAACTTAAGGAGGAGAGATGTTGAGGTTGATGCATCAACCTCCTCCCAGTTCGCCACGGCGCTTCTGATAATCGGAGCCAAGGTCGGGATGGAGGTGCTGATTAAAAGATCCGTTTCAAGGCCTTACATAGAGGTCACGGCGAGAACTCTGAAGGCTTTTGGAGCTGACTTCAGGCGTGAAGGCTTTGACTTCTACATCGAGCCCGGAATAACGGGGACTTCCTTCACGGTTCCGGGCGATTATTCATCGGCATCCTTCTTCTTAGCTGCAGGGGCCCTCTACGGGAGGGTGAAGATTCGGAACTTAGATCCGAAAGACGTTCAGGCGGACAGGGCCATAATAGACGCCCTAAGGGAGTTCGGGGCCGAGGTGAGGGTTGGGAGGAACTACGTGGAGGCTGAGAAGGGAGAGCTTAGAGGGGTGGAGATGGACTGCTCGGACTTCCCCGACCTCTTTCCGGTGCTGGCCGTTGTTGCTTCCTACGCCGAGGGAAGGAGCGTCCTGAGGGCGAGGCAGCTCAGGTTCAAGGAGAGCGACAGGGTAAGGGCGATGGCCGTCAACCTCTCAAGGATGGGGATACGGGTGAGGGAGCTTCCGGACGGGCTGGAGATAGAGGGGGGGAGGCCTAAGGGAGGGCAGTTTGAGACCTTCAACGACCACAGGATAGCCATGGCCATGGTCGTGGCGGCGCTGGGGGCGAGGGGAGAAAGCGTTATCCCTGAAACGGGGAGCGTTTCCAAATCCTACCCCGGCTTCTTTAACGACCTTAGGAGGCTGGTGGGATGA
- the aroC gene encoding chorismate synthase yields the protein MRLLNYNLFGESHGKAIGVVIRGVPPGIEVREGELTAELERRKGIRRFATKRKEEDRPVILSGVFRGHTTGTPIAVVVENRDVESSYYEEIKDTPRPGHGDYPARIKYFGYNDYRGGGHLSGRLTVGIVVAGYFAKKILERFGIEVRAYIKRIGPVEARELSVEEVFSSENPYCPDEEAFGEMREVMEDARKSGDSVGGIVEAVARNVPAGLGGPYEEDIEADLASAFFRIPAVKGVEFGLGFRFGELRGSEANDPFIIRNGKVVTETNNHGGFLGGMTTGMPIVARVVIKPTPSIYLPQRTVNIGEMREEWIRLRGRFDSCIVPKALPVVEGAMAIVLADHLLRRMAWVGFENAR from the coding sequence ATGAGGTTGCTCAACTACAACCTCTTCGGTGAGAGCCATGGGAAAGCCATTGGGGTTGTCATCAGGGGAGTGCCCCCCGGGATCGAGGTTCGGGAAGGGGAGCTCACGGCAGAGCTCGAAAGGAGGAAGGGGATAAGGAGGTTCGCAACGAAGAGGAAGGAGGAGGACAGACCCGTTATACTCTCGGGAGTCTTCAGGGGACACACCACGGGGACGCCAATAGCCGTCGTCGTGGAGAACCGGGACGTTGAGTCATCCTACTACGAGGAGATAAAGGACACTCCAAGACCGGGACACGGGGACTATCCGGCCAGAATAAAATACTTCGGCTACAACGACTACAGGGGGGGAGGGCACCTGTCGGGCAGGCTCACGGTCGGGATCGTGGTGGCTGGATACTTCGCCAAAAAGATACTGGAGAGGTTTGGGATCGAGGTCAGGGCTTACATAAAGAGGATAGGTCCCGTTGAGGCTAGGGAGTTGAGCGTCGAGGAGGTGTTCTCATCGGAGAACCCGTACTGCCCCGACGAAGAGGCCTTCGGGGAGATGCGAGAGGTTATGGAAGACGCTAGGAAGAGCGGGGACAGCGTTGGAGGGATCGTGGAAGCTGTGGCAAGGAACGTTCCCGCAGGGTTGGGCGGTCCATATGAAGAGGACATTGAAGCAGATCTGGCCTCGGCTTTCTTCAGGATACCTGCGGTCAAGGGGGTGGAGTTCGGTTTGGGCTTCAGGTTTGGGGAGCTCAGGGGAAGTGAAGCCAACGACCCCTTCATCATAAGGAACGGTAAGGTCGTTACTGAGACGAACAACCACGGGGGCTTTCTCGGTGGAATGACGACGGGCATGCCAATAGTGGCCAGGGTTGTCATAAAGCCCACCCCGTCGATATACCTTCCCCAGAGAACGGTGAACATTGGGGAGATGAGAGAGGAGTGGATAAGGCTAAGAGGACGCTTTGATTCGTGTATCGTCCCCAAGGCCCTTCCCGTCGTTGAGGGGGCGATGGCCATAGTCTTGGCGGATCATCTGCTCAGGAGAATGGCCTGGGTGGGGTTTGAAAATGCAAGATAG
- a CDS encoding chorismate mutase: MQDRVLKIKELRGEIDRIDEEIIKLLEKRLEVAREIGTLKAAAGLPIIDNEREREVLERAKKFRRIFEAIIAVSRDVQHL; this comes from the coding sequence ATGCAAGATAGGGTTCTTAAAATAAAGGAGCTCAGAGGCGAGATCGACAGGATAGATGAGGAGATAATCAAACTGCTCGAGAAGAGGCTCGAAGTTGCTAGGGAGATAGGGACGCTAAAGGCCGCGGCGGGCCTGCCCATTATAGACAATGAGCGGGAGAGGGAGGTTTTAGAAAGGGCCAAAAAGTTCAGGAGAATTTTTGAAGCAATAATAGCGGTGAGCAGGGATGTTCAACATCTATGA
- a CDS encoding pyridoxal phosphate-dependent aminotransferase codes for MFNIYEFFNRINELDPKIRLDAGQPDIPVDGEIIAETVRALRAGETGYTSTAGIGELREAIANLEGVSPEEVMVGPGAKIFISAVVARARRIAVVSPHWNAYTLIANEFKKDVEVIKTRLEDGWLPQVEEINADLLILNYPNNPTGRVPSREELKGILEAAEERGIKVLSDEVYAELSFKEHTPVRELYENTITVKGFSKLYSMTGFRLGYAIAQREDAKKLREFIEVTATCVPPFVQRAGIKALELRDRIKKRVRNEYRMRVKRAVRILNGLEFYPPEGAFYVFLRVPGDGLSFAERLLNRGVAVFPGVAFGDYRNFIRISLTWKGFEEGLKIIREEVECASESSATGRWEGSSGSASAGSTR; via the coding sequence ATGTTCAACATCTATGAGTTCTTCAACAGGATAAACGAACTCGACCCTAAAATAAGGCTAGACGCCGGCCAACCAGACATCCCTGTTGATGGAGAGATAATAGCTGAAACTGTGAGAGCGCTTCGAGCCGGAGAGACCGGTTACACCTCAACGGCCGGGATAGGAGAGCTCAGGGAGGCCATAGCGAACCTCGAGGGGGTTTCTCCGGAGGAGGTCATGGTGGGTCCGGGTGCGAAGATATTCATCTCAGCAGTGGTAGCGAGGGCGAGGAGGATCGCAGTCGTTTCCCCTCACTGGAACGCTTACACGCTCATAGCCAATGAGTTCAAAAAGGATGTCGAGGTGATAAAGACCAGGCTTGAGGACGGATGGCTCCCCCAGGTTGAAGAGATAAACGCCGACCTGCTCATACTGAACTATCCGAACAACCCGACGGGGAGGGTTCCCTCTAGAGAAGAGCTTAAAGGAATTCTTGAAGCTGCTGAGGAAAGGGGCATCAAGGTTCTTTCGGATGAAGTCTACGCTGAGTTGAGCTTCAAGGAGCACACCCCAGTTAGGGAGCTCTACGAGAACACCATAACTGTGAAGGGCTTCTCAAAGCTCTATTCCATGACGGGCTTCCGCCTCGGCTACGCCATAGCCCAACGGGAGGACGCCAAGAAGTTGAGAGAGTTCATCGAGGTGACCGCCACTTGCGTGCCTCCCTTTGTCCAGAGGGCTGGGATAAAGGCCCTCGAGCTCAGGGACAGGATCAAGAAGAGGGTTAGGAACGAGTACAGGATGAGAGTGAAAAGGGCGGTCAGGATACTCAATGGTCTGGAGTTTTATCCCCCAGAAGGGGCTTTTTACGTCTTCCTGCGCGTCCCAGGGGACGGTCTCTCCTTTGCGGAGCGGCTTCTTAACCGGGGAGTAGCTGTCTTTCCGGGAGTTGCTTTTGGCGACTATAGGAACTTCATAAGGATATCCCTTACTTGGAAAGGGTTTGAAGAGGGACTCAAGATAATAAGGGAGGAGGTAGAATGCGCATCGGAATCGTCGGCTACGGGAAGATGGGAAGGCTCTTCAGGGAGTGCCTCAGCGGGGAGCACGAGGTGA
- a CDS encoding prephenate dehydrogenase/arogenate dehydrogenase family protein produces MRIGIVGYGKMGRLFRECLSGEHEVRVYSQHERMDFSSLRELYSWAEIIVLASSLSILPHQLKELSTLSKELGGTKVIFDIATFKADIVGLYRHFPREVKVASVHPMFGPGTASLRGRRFIVVPVPGREEDSKVVGELIKSLGGKVEFLEARTHDRIMGFVIGVPYFLGLSYLALSIERGLGRFGGTSHAFLETYGKAVLNDSPDFVEEVLKRSRGEIEEFLQFLREGKPNPSKLRKRLSEEEIKKAYERFYRALE; encoded by the coding sequence ATGCGCATCGGAATCGTCGGCTACGGGAAGATGGGAAGGCTCTTCAGGGAGTGCCTCAGCGGGGAGCACGAGGTGAGGGTGTACTCGCAGCACGAGAGAATGGACTTCAGCTCGCTGAGGGAGCTTTACTCGTGGGCAGAAATTATAGTTCTAGCCTCATCCCTCTCCATACTTCCACACCAGCTCAAGGAGCTCTCTACACTTTCAAAGGAACTCGGAGGGACAAAGGTAATCTTCGACATAGCGACGTTCAAAGCAGACATTGTTGGCCTTTACAGGCACTTTCCGAGGGAGGTTAAGGTCGCCAGTGTCCACCCAATGTTTGGGCCTGGGACGGCTTCCCTACGAGGCAGAAGGTTCATAGTGGTTCCAGTCCCGGGGAGGGAGGAGGATTCTAAGGTCGTTGGGGAGTTAATAAAATCCCTTGGCGGAAAAGTGGAGTTCCTTGAGGCCAGAACCCACGACAGGATCATGGGCTTCGTCATAGGCGTTCCCTACTTTCTGGGACTCTCCTATCTGGCGCTCTCAATAGAGAGAGGGCTGGGAAGGTTTGGGGGCACTTCCCACGCTTTCTTAGAGACCTACGGGAAAGCCGTTCTCAACGACTCGCCGGACTTCGTCGAGGAGGTTCTTAAACGCTCAAGGGGGGAGATAGAGGAGTTCCTGCAGTTTCTACGAGAAGGGAAGCCGAACCCGAGCAAGCTTAGAAAGAGGCTTAGTGAGGAGGAGATAAAGAAAGCCTACGAAAGGTTCTACAGGGCTTTAGAGTGA
- a CDS encoding protein-tyrosine phosphatase family protein: MNPRFASGRVAFSRMPTERELDEVAKKFDAIVVLVEEFELPYSLEEWKKRGVEVLHSPIPDFMAPSIEQLFEILRRIEENTAEGKHVLIHCMGGSGRSGTVAVAWLMYSQGLSLREALSRVRSLKPSAVETPDQLNVLKMLEKFLKK; the protein is encoded by the coding sequence ATGAATCCAAGGTTCGCGTCCGGCAGAGTTGCCTTCTCAAGGATGCCAACGGAAAGAGAGCTGGACGAGGTAGCGAAGAAATTTGATGCCATCGTGGTCCTCGTCGAAGAGTTTGAGCTCCCCTATTCGCTGGAGGAATGGAAAAAGCGCGGAGTTGAGGTTCTTCACAGCCCGATTCCTGACTTCATGGCGCCGAGCATCGAACAGCTCTTTGAAATCCTCCGCCGGATTGAGGAAAACACTGCGGAAGGCAAGCACGTTCTTATCCATTGTATGGGTGGCTCCGGCAGAAGCGGGACGGTGGCAGTTGCGTGGCTGATGTACTCTCAAGGCCTATCCCTTCGTGAAGCCCTTTCAAGGGTGCGCTCACTTAAACCAAGCGCCGTTGAGACACCCGACCAGCTGAACGTTTTAAAGATGCTGGAAAAATTTTTGAAAAAATGA
- a CDS encoding DUF2202 domain-containing protein, producing MKKVYAFFLIGAMFLSALAAGCISNTEPSTTPVETSTLTNTVPLVTDSNGNVNMQDLQSYIDSLPSEPLTDAEKEGLLFMVEEEKLAHDVYTKLYEKWGLQIFSNIARSETTHVESVRMLLKKYNLTDPTANAGIGEFQNPELQALYDQLIEMGMKSEIDALKVGALVEETDIRDLQERIAMTNKIDIITVYENLMMGSRNHLRAFVSQLKNRGITYEPQILSKDEYEQIINSPMEMGGGMGGRP from the coding sequence ATGAAAAAAGTCTACGCATTTTTCCTGATTGGAGCAATGTTCCTGAGTGCTCTCGCGGCCGGATGCATAAGTAACACGGAGCCTTCTACAACACCCGTTGAAACATCAACGCTCACCAACACTGTTCCACTCGTCACAGACTCGAATGGAAACGTCAATATGCAGGATCTTCAGTCGTACATAGATTCCCTTCCCTCCGAACCTCTAACCGATGCGGAGAAAGAGGGGCTGCTCTTCATGGTCGAAGAGGAAAAGCTGGCCCATGACGTTTACACCAAACTGTATGAGAAGTGGGGACTCCAGATATTCAGCAATATCGCCAGGAGCGAGACAACCCACGTCGAGTCTGTAAGGATGCTTCTTAAGAAGTACAATCTCACCGACCCGACCGCCAATGCCGGCATAGGAGAGTTCCAGAATCCCGAGCTTCAGGCACTCTACGACCAGCTTATCGAGATGGGCATGAAGAGCGAAATCGATGCCCTTAAGGTCGGCGCTCTCGTAGAGGAGACCGACATAAGGGATCTTCAAGAGAGAATCGCAATGACAAACAAGATAGACATCATAACCGTCTACGAGAACCTCATGATGGGGTCAAGGAATCACCTCAGGGCCTTCGTGAGCCAGCTGAAGAACAGAGGCATCACATACGAGCCCCAGATTCTCAGCAAAGACGAGTACGAACAAATAATCAACAGCCCGATGGAGATGGGCGGGGGAATGGGCGGTAGGCCCTGA
- a CDS encoding carotenoid biosynthesis protein, translated as MDNSNNRLKAAMLLIIGANILKKSPVYILLYFLAFALLSRREWKSLPALLGWAMLVGFLAEFVGTRMCLPFSCYEYVNLQPQILEIAVFVPLAWAIFGAISYLTASFLFARKYHRLLFASLLMVVLDLSIDPIMTSWSGWVWKTSTTINWFGIPWTNYAGWFIVSLVIFYLYERFSDASICHSLRKFGPPIYLLEMLTFAVYAPESVKVPTMVAFLISLVLVIPLSLKRLGE; from the coding sequence ATGGACAACAGCAACAACCGTTTGAAAGCTGCAATGCTCCTCATCATCGGAGCCAACATACTCAAGAAGTCGCCGGTTTATATACTCCTGTACTTTCTCGCCTTTGCTCTGCTCTCCAGAAGAGAGTGGAAGAGCCTGCCCGCGCTGCTGGGATGGGCGATGCTCGTGGGTTTTCTGGCGGAATTCGTAGGCACGCGCATGTGCCTGCCTTTTAGCTGTTACGAGTACGTCAACCTTCAGCCCCAGATTCTGGAGATAGCGGTCTTTGTGCCTCTTGCGTGGGCAATCTTTGGAGCCATCTCATACCTCACGGCCAGCTTTCTGTTCGCGAGGAAGTACCACAGGCTTCTCTTCGCTTCGCTCCTGATGGTTGTCCTTGACCTCTCGATAGACCCCATCATGACCTCATGGAGTGGGTGGGTCTGGAAAACCTCAACAACAATAAACTGGTTTGGGATTCCCTGGACAAACTACGCCGGCTGGTTCATAGTGTCCCTGGTGATATTCTATCTCTATGAGAGATTTTCGGATGCTTCCATATGCCACAGCCTCAGGAAGTTTGGGCCACCCATCTATCTGCTGGAGATGCTGACTTTTGCAGTCTATGCTCCGGAGAGTGTTAAGGTGCCGACGATGGTGGCGTTCCTAATTTCCCTTGTTCTGGTAATTCCACTTAGCCTCAAGAGGCTGGGAGAATGA
- a CDS encoding DUF2202 domain-containing protein, translating into MLGKKAFGLLLMGVLLLGVFSAGCITTDTATTTTTETVSSAATQTYGSEAAPRGPPSNVTAGSFVDMAYNVDYIYSLPTEELTLDEIQAILYMREEEKLARDVYLTLYDKWGIPIFNNIARSEQMHMDMVLALIEKYNLTDPAEGKDIGEFTNPEIQALYDQLIEQGLQSEEAALKVGALIEEVDIKDLQEWLAKTDNEDIKYVFENLMMGSRNHLRAFTNVLSRQYGITYEPQILPQDEYEAVVSSPMETGMSSG; encoded by the coding sequence ATGTTGGGAAAGAAAGCATTTGGGCTCCTCCTCATGGGGGTCTTGCTACTTGGAGTTTTCAGTGCAGGATGTATAACCACTGACACCGCGACGACCACCACTACTGAAACCGTTAGCTCAGCCGCAACGCAGACGTATGGCTCAGAGGCGGCCCCGCGCGGACCGCCCAGCAATGTGACAGCTGGCAGCTTTGTTGACATGGCATACAATGTGGATTACATCTATTCACTTCCAACAGAGGAGTTGACTCTGGATGAAATACAGGCTATCCTCTACATGCGGGAGGAGGAGAAGCTTGCGCGTGACGTTTACCTCACGCTCTATGACAAGTGGGGCATACCAATATTCAACAACATAGCCCGGAGCGAGCAGATGCACATGGACATGGTGCTGGCTCTCATAGAAAAGTACAACCTCACCGACCCCGCTGAGGGCAAGGACATTGGGGAGTTCACAAACCCTGAAATTCAGGCCCTCTACGACCAGCTGATTGAACAGGGGCTCCAAAGCGAGGAGGCCGCCCTCAAGGTCGGCGCACTCATAGAAGAAGTCGACATCAAGGATCTCCAGGAGTGGCTGGCCAAGACCGACAACGAAGACATCAAGTACGTCTTCGAGAACCTCATGATGGGTTCGAGAAACCACCTCAGGGCCTTTACCAACGTGCTTTCAAGGCAGTACGGGATAACCTATGAACCGCAGATATTACCACAGGACGAGTACGAGGCCGTAGTGAGCTCCCCGATGGAGACGGGAATGTCAAGTGGCTGA